A part of Lutra lutra chromosome 2, mLutLut1.2, whole genome shotgun sequence genomic DNA contains:
- the C2H4orf19 gene encoding uncharacterized protein C4orf19 homolog — protein MGCRCCKMIQSYLFDPAQVSSPGYVNEVNSCKVDEGDTGKLKGKQSSQVLVHKNELQIEGLKRTSSRGRACGGQEPHWPPPGQPPQGDTAGGHCAGKAGSAINGISPALAPLQPTGDHGPHQEDRGLLPANSVAPTHPFPERGGPGQQDSALLALQETPVVRNGDSRAASRAEGPALEVLDHDLQIPAPDYPPLWGSVVDKADREEKNCLSKSQTEEDPLVGTQPRAGEHGLNMPFPLKRSWDSLNEAVTTDGLSVCFKEEAVAQANSRTEREDARGSPGEPGGDAEDEDAAVAEALAALEAATAGEDVDMDEAD, from the exons ATGGGGTGCAGGTGCTGTAAAATGATACAAAG ctaTCTCTTTGATCCGGCTCAAGTGTCCTCCCCTGGCTATGTCAACGAGGTGAACAGCTGCAAGGTGGATGAAGGTGACACTGGTAAACTGAAAGGCAAACAGAGCAGCCAAGTCCTCGTGCACAAAAATGAGCTGCAGATCGAGGGCCTGAAGAGGACGTCCAGCAGAGGCCGAGCCTGTGGCGGGCAGGAGCCCCACTGGCCTCCTCCAGGACAGCCCCCTCAGGGGGATACGGCGGGGGGACACTGTGCGGGCAAGGCCGGTAGTGCCATCAATGGCAtcagccctgccctggcccccCTGCAGCCCACTGGAGATCATGGGCCCCACCAGGAAGACAGGGGCTTACTGCCTGCGAACAGCGTCGCCCCAACTCACCCCTTCCCAGAAAGAGGAGGCCCGGGACAACAGGACAGTGCGCTGCTGGCCTTGCAAGAGACCCCGGTCGTCCGAAATGGGGACTCTAGAGCTGCTTCCAGGGCGGAAGGTCCTGCCTTGGAAGTACTAGACCATGACCTCCAGATCCCGGCCCCAGATTACCCTCCCCTTTGGGGCTCTGTTGTAGACAAAGCTGATCGGGAAGAAAAGAACTGTCTTTCCAAGAGCCAGACTGAGGAGGACCCCCTGGTGGGAActcagcccagggcaggggagcaCGGTTTGAATATGCCCTTCCCCTTGAAGAGAAGTTGGGATTCCTTGAACGAGGCCGTGACGACAGACGGCCTAAGCGTCTGCTTTAAAGAGGAGGCTGTTGCTCAGGCCAATTCGAGAACCGAGCGGGAGGATGCACGTGGCTCCCCCGGCGAGCCGGGCGGGGACGCGGAGGATGAGGATGCGGCGGTGGCCGAAGCCCTTGCGGCCTTAGAAGCAGCAACCGCCGGAGAAGACGTGGACATGGACGAGGCAGATTAG